Proteins found in one Arachis stenosperma cultivar V10309 chromosome 8, arast.V10309.gnm1.PFL2, whole genome shotgun sequence genomic segment:
- the LOC130943680 gene encoding protein DETOXIFICATION 27-like: MVGSNSGSGTIIINEAESPLLHQPHDEATLIQRTCSESNSLWQIAAPSIFTRLAMFSITVVTQSFAGHLSDIDLAAFSISCTVLISITFGFLLGMASALETLCGQAYGARKHHMLGIYLQRSWLVLFFSSLFMIPIFVFASPILKFIGQPSAVAERTGLVAIWLIPLHLSFPFQFSLQRFLQCQLKTRVAAWMAGVSLAIHVAVTLAFVSKMKVGIVGAALSIGFSWWVSVVGMLSYTLFGGCRDTWTGFSSEAFLGLWEFFKLSFASGIMLLLENFYYRLLLIMSGYMDNSEVAIDALSVCNTIYAWESMIPLGFLAASGVRVANELGAGNAKGAKFATAISLLNTVVVGFIFWLIIMIFNENLALIFTSSSAIVQMVNELSIMLAFTILINCLQPVLSGVAVGCGNQAIVAYVNIASYYLMGMPLGILLGWLLPSGIIGMWTGMLSGTVGQTLILIVITMRCDWDKKVLKAQVLVKEKALVSNQ; the protein is encoded by the exons atggtGGGCAGTAACAGTGGCAGTGGTACTATCATCATCAACGAAGCAGAGAGTCCCCTGCTACACCAACCACACGACGAAGCCACTCTCATACAACGAACATGCTCCGAATCAAACAGCCTTTGGCAAATTGCTGCCCCTTCCATCTTCACCCGCCTCGCCATGTTCTCCATCACCGTCGTCACCCAGTCCTTCGCCGGCCACCTCTCCGACATCGACCTCGCTGCCTTCTCCATTTCCTGCACCGTTCTCATCTCCATCACCTTCGGATTCTTG CTGGGCATGGCGAGCGCGCTTGAAACCCTCTGCGGTCAAGCTTACGGTGCCAGAAAGCATCACATGCTGGGAATCTACCTGCAACGCTCGTGGCTcgttctcttcttctcttcgcTCTTCATGATTCCGATCTTCGTGTTCGCATCTCCGATCTTGAAGTTCATTGGACAGCCTTCAGCGGTTGCAGAACGCACCGGTTTGGTTGCCATATGGCTGATCCCTCTTCACCTCAGCTTTCCCTTCCAATTCTCGCTGCAAAGATTCTTGCAGTGTCAGCTCAAGACACGTGTCGCGGCGTGGATGGCAGGTGTTTCACTTGCCATCCACGTGGCAGTGACTTTGGCTTTTGTGTCCAAGATGAAGGTTGGGATTGTTGGTGCTGCGCTTTCTATTGGGTTCTCGTGGTGGGTTTCGGTTGTGGGAATGCTTTCGTACACTCTCTTTGGTGGGTGTAGAGATACATGGACTGGTTTCTCTTCTGAAGCTTTTCTTGGACTCTGGGAATTCTTCAAGTTATCTTTTGCTTCTGGCATCATGCTTCT GTTAGAGAATTTCTATTACAGGTTGTTGCTTATAATGTCGGGTTATATGGACAACTCTGAGGTTGCTATCGATGCTCTTTCGGTTTG TAATACTATTTATGCTTGGGAATCCATGATACCTCTTGGATTTTTAGCTGCATCCGG GGTGCGTGTAGCAAATGAGCTTGGCGCAGGCAACGCAAAAGGGGCAAAATTTGCAACAGCTATTTCATTGCTAAACACTGTGGTGGTGGGATTTATATTTTGGTTGATAATTATGATCTTCAATGAGAATCTTGCTTTGATCTTTACCTCAAGCTCCGCTATTGTCCAAATGGTCAATGAGCTGTCAATCATGTTGGCTTTTACAATTCTGATTAATTGCCTCCAACCTGTTCTTTCAG GGGTAGCAGTGGGATGTGGAAATCAAGCAATAGTGGCATACGTTAACATTGCAAGTTACTATTTGATGGGAATGCCTCTTGGGATCCTCCTAGGCTGGTTGCTGCCTTCGGGTATTATT GGTATGTGGACGGGAATGTTGAGTGGAACGGTGGGTCAAACGTTGATTTTGATCGTTATTACGATGAGATGTGATTGGGATAAAAAG GTACTGAAAGCTCAAGTTCTTGTCAAGGAGAAAGCACTAGTCTCCAACCAGTAA